From Syntrophales bacterium, the proteins below share one genomic window:
- the rfbH gene encoding lipopolysaccharide biosynthesis protein RfbH, producing MGEIVLLDFPYTNQAGSKVRPAVIISQSSELGDITVAYMTSEVDNYCFDTSAVVIDPTDLECGAILKRSVIRADKVLVITEKNIKRAGIGRLSNAKIDELLRASVRNTVVSHYDGVHSRTSKSSFTPGDRIPYAGRVFDEREITSLVDSSLDFWLTTGRYAEKFEKEFAAFLGVQHCSLVNSGSSANLLAFMALTSPELGERRIKPGDEVITVAAAFPTTVSPIIQYGAVPAFVDISLPTCNIDVTQLEAALSNQTKAVMLAHTLGNPFDLAAVKAFCDKNDLWLIEDNCDALGSRYFQNGSWSYTGTSGHIGTSSFYPAHHITMGEGGAVYTNDSKLKRLVESFRDWGRDCWCPPGRDNTCHNRFDRQFGELPLGYDHKYVYSHFGYNLKATDMQAAIGCAQLEKLPSFIEARKRNWKILRDGISGLEERFILPEATANSDPSWFGFLLTVREDAGFTREMMVNHLEQKGIQTRMLFAGNLIKHPCFDEMRKAGKNYQVIGDLPTTDRIMRDAFWVGVYPGMTEGMMGYMLETLRGFCR from the coding sequence GTGGGAGAAATTGTCCTGCTTGACTTTCCCTATACCAATCAGGCCGGCTCAAAAGTGCGCCCAGCCGTTATCATTTCACAATCATCAGAATTGGGAGATATTACAGTAGCCTACATGACCAGTGAGGTTGATAATTACTGTTTCGACACCTCTGCCGTAGTCATTGATCCAACTGATCTTGAGTGCGGCGCCATCCTCAAAAGGAGCGTTATACGGGCCGATAAGGTGCTGGTGATAACCGAAAAAAACATCAAGCGTGCCGGTATCGGTCGCCTGTCCAATGCAAAAATCGATGAACTGCTTCGAGCCAGTGTACGTAACACCGTTGTTTCCCACTACGATGGTGTTCATTCCCGGACATCCAAAAGCTCCTTCACCCCCGGGGACCGTATTCCTTACGCCGGTCGGGTTTTCGATGAGCGCGAGATTACCTCATTGGTAGATTCCTCACTCGATTTCTGGCTGACTACCGGTCGCTATGCAGAGAAGTTTGAGAAAGAGTTTGCCGCGTTCCTCGGTGTGCAGCATTGTTCATTAGTCAATTCCGGTTCCTCCGCCAATCTGCTGGCCTTCATGGCGCTTACTTCGCCCGAGCTGGGTGAACGCCGGATCAAGCCGGGAGATGAAGTGATCACTGTAGCGGCCGCTTTTCCCACCACCGTTTCCCCCATCATCCAATATGGCGCCGTGCCGGCCTTTGTCGATATATCGCTTCCGACCTGCAATATTGATGTCACGCAATTGGAGGCCGCGCTTTCAAACCAAACAAAAGCGGTTATGTTGGCACATACGTTGGGCAACCCGTTTGATCTCGCGGCGGTTAAAGCCTTCTGCGACAAGAACGACCTCTGGCTGATTGAAGACAATTGTGATGCCCTCGGCTCACGCTATTTTCAAAACGGTTCTTGGAGTTATACCGGAACATCAGGGCACATCGGCACATCAAGCTTTTATCCCGCCCACCACATCACCATGGGCGAAGGCGGGGCTGTCTATACCAATGATTCAAAACTTAAACGGCTTGTAGAATCCTTCCGCGACTGGGGCCGCGATTGCTGGTGCCCACCCGGCCGGGACAATACCTGCCACAATCGCTTTGACCGGCAGTTCGGTGAACTTCCCTTGGGTTACGATCATAAATATGTCTATTCCCATTTTGGCTACAACTTGAAGGCAACCGATATGCAGGCCGCCATTGGTTGCGCCCAGCTTGAGAAGCTGCCTTCCTTCATCGAGGCGCGTAAGCGAAACTGGAAAATTCTGCGTGACGGCATAAGCGGCCTGGAGGAGCGTTTCATTCTGCCCGAAGCTACCGCAAATTCTGATCCATCGTGGTTTGGTTTTCTGCTCACCGTGCGTGAAGATGCAGGCTTTACCCGTGAGATGATGGTGAACCACCTCGAACAAAAAGGAATCCAGACCCGGATGCTTTTCGCCGGTAATCTTATCAAGCACCCTTGTTTTGACGAGATGCGCAAGGCCGGCAAAAATTACCAGGTGATTGGCGATTTGCCCACGACCGACCGCATCATGCGCGATGCCTTCTGGGTCGGGGTGTATCCGGGGATGACGGAGGGAATGATGGGATATATGCTGGAAACACTGAGAGGTTTTTGTAGATAA